A stretch of Desulfuromonas acetexigens DNA encodes these proteins:
- a CDS encoding ABC transporter substrate-binding protein, with protein MAISKNFNSCAHGLSRRRCLALLAALPGLAWLPGCSAFGIEPLRIAAHGWLGYAPLFLARDLDYLPKNDVHLMESLSAGDSMELLRGKAVHGAGLTLDEALRLRDEGLDLRIVLIFNQSLGADVLLARGNIHTLRDLAGRRLGAETNAVGMLIVDTVLKAAGLAPDQVTLVSIGADGHEAAWRSGALDALVTYEPIVSRILNSGGAHRLFDSRQMPDTIFDVLVVRADSLSRHERHLKLLLRGYFQGRRLLRDNPIDASYRLTNFLRIDPDAIIAAYRYLELPDAVINRRYLTPGSTSLIPAAERLARWMTDTGLLHRPPRLDNLLSAAYLPRESGL; from the coding sequence ATGGCGATTTCGAAGAACTTTAATTCGTGCGCCCACGGTCTCTCCCGCCGCCGCTGCCTGGCCCTGCTTGCGGCTCTGCCCGGCCTTGCCTGGTTGCCCGGCTGCAGCGCCTTTGGCATCGAGCCCCTGCGCATCGCCGCCCACGGCTGGCTCGGCTACGCCCCCCTCTTTCTGGCGCGGGATCTGGACTATCTGCCGAAAAACGACGTCCATCTGATGGAAAGCCTCTCCGCCGGCGATTCCATGGAGCTGCTGCGCGGCAAGGCCGTCCATGGCGCCGGTTTGACTCTCGATGAAGCCCTGCGGCTGCGGGACGAAGGGCTGGATCTGCGGATCGTCCTGATCTTCAACCAGTCCCTGGGGGCCGATGTCCTGCTGGCGCGGGGGAATATCCACACCCTAAGGGATCTGGCCGGGCGGCGGCTCGGCGCGGAAACGAACGCCGTCGGCATGCTCATCGTCGATACCGTGCTCAAGGCGGCGGGACTCGCCCCGGATCAGGTAACGCTGGTATCAATCGGAGCCGATGGCCACGAAGCCGCCTGGCGCTCCGGCGCGCTCGACGCCCTGGTGACCTACGAGCCGATCGTCAGCCGGATTCTCAACAGCGGCGGCGCCCACCGCCTCTTTGACAGCCGGCAAATGCCCGACACCATCTTCGATGTGCTGGTGGTCCGCGCCGACAGCCTCTCCCGCCATGAACGACACCTGAAACTGTTGCTGCGTGGCTACTTTCAAGGTCGGCGCCTGCTGCGCGACAACCCCATCGACGCCTCTTACCGCCTGACCAACTTTCTCCGCATCGACCCGGATGCGATTATCGCTGCCTACCGCTACCTCGAACTGCCCGATGCCGTCATCAACCGGCGCTACCTCACCCCGGGGAGCACCTCGCTGATCCCGGCAGCCGAGCGTCTGGCCCGCTGGATGACCGACACTGGACTGTTGCACCGGCCGCCGCGCCTGGACAACCTGCTCAGCGCCGCCTATCTCCCCCGGGAGTCCGGGTTATGA
- the glgA gene encoding glycogen synthase GlgA, whose amino-acid sequence MTPGKPHPPYFPLSLQVAAEAWQRLELNPKSVLADAERRLFQIRQLAEALRRHAAPERPPRAGELNLLALLNRALRHVAGRYLELRGCRITSTHIELGGVPKRLPSLPKTLGHLIELFPPAAVWLGADPKRYLNGPQGDGRRLESLIELFILAVQNGNLAARTYRPLFADDELARRAAYRQVLAELDSELGKIAVPGVFGGTLLDLLLAPLKAAPDSLAGQLGFIRQQWAGIIPEEMLNELEVAFAIIHEEEMQRGFVGTGAPLPVPTFGWAAEHEVEAFSPDTDWMPNVVLIAKTIYVWLDQLGKRYDRPIHRLDDIPEEELDRLARWGFNALWLIGLWQRSPASRKIKRICGNPEAEASAYSLFDYAIADDLGGDEALARLEERCLRRGIRLASDIVPNHTGLDSKWMREKPDWFIQLDHPPYPAYQYHGPDLYDDPDVTVQIEDGYYDHSDAAVVFRHQDHRTGRVRYIYHGNDGTHMPWNDTAQLNYLIPEVREAMIRTILGIARRFRVIRFDAAMTLAKKHFQRLWFPQPGGGQGVPSRAEHWLAREAFDAAFPVEFWREVVDRVAAEVPDTLLIAEAFWLMEGYFVRTLGMHRVYNSAFMNMLKREDNGKYRQVLSNILEFEPGILQRFVNFMNNPDEDTAVAQFGKADKYFGVAVMLATLPGLPMFGHGQIEGFEEKYGMEYRRAYYDEVVDEAFVRHHEAQIFPLLRRRHLFSGAENFELFDFFQEGQVNDNVFAYSNGVGDERALVLYHNHYGDCEGWLHQGLPRQRPDSDVPRANSLAAALGIRAGERWYCRFREHRAGLEYLRTGDELAANGLFFSLGPYQYRVCLDFVALYDEDGAWGELYRRIGHAPVADLDRELRKIRFRPVGDAFRALLEVALRQPLAAILAREPAELEKHPDYREFLARMTGFVETLAHFAQPLPPAEAVLAAIRRQLDDLRLLSRLTSKRPGENLALAGLRRILTEGLPNRVILPFLLLRQIGGLAPGNEASRRGAAWIEEYLLGDALQETLADAEARATRQLVTVLVRHQGFWLPGRQRQSFRELLGDPAVREYLRIHWHEGIEWFNQERWDSLLDGLLVAAACSAVQTLKEDRPELLNWLTRRFEQHAAARQSAREAGFQLAELLRLSAPQTAPAPARKPGKKLKVLMIASEVTPFAKSGGLADVAGSLPWALRALGHDVRIVMPYYRTIAQRGDAVAMDLASAIVPLDGTPLQVTLHQGDLDGVPVYFVAQAALFDRDGLYGGAEGDFWDNAQRFGFFDRAVLALLPRLGFKPDILHLNDWQTGLIPALLRTEHDDDPFYAGAATVLTIHNLGYQGLFAGQHLETLDLDHQLFGVDGLEYHGMLSFLKAGLTQSDLLTTVSETYCREIQTSEMGIGFDGILRARKDDLFGIVNGLDPGQWNPATDPALPQPYDADLLDGKAVCKAALQRELGLSESPKTPIVAMITRLATQKGLDIVEAAWEEMLRRPLQFVLLGTGEKEHMERFERLRHRHPGRVSINLSFDDDLSRRIYAGSDLFLMPSRYEPCGLGQLIALRYGVIPIARRTGGLADTIVDPEQDWTRANGYLFDAPTAEALLHALDRALGLYARPEDWNNMVRAGMRQDFSWERSAERYLELYRRALTKRREKTPESTLRD is encoded by the coding sequence ATGACCCCAGGCAAGCCCCACCCCCCTTATTTCCCCCTGTCCCTGCAAGTCGCCGCCGAGGCCTGGCAGCGCCTGGAACTGAATCCGAAGAGCGTGCTCGCCGATGCCGAGCGCCGGCTCTTCCAGATTCGTCAGCTGGCCGAAGCCCTGCGCCGCCACGCGGCGCCGGAGCGTCCGCCCCGCGCCGGGGAACTCAACCTGCTGGCGCTGCTCAACCGCGCCCTGCGCCATGTCGCCGGGCGCTATCTGGAGCTGCGCGGTTGCCGCATCACCAGCACCCACATCGAGCTGGGAGGTGTTCCCAAACGACTGCCCAGCCTGCCGAAGACCCTGGGGCACCTGATCGAGCTCTTCCCGCCGGCGGCGGTCTGGCTCGGTGCCGACCCGAAACGCTACCTGAACGGTCCCCAGGGGGATGGACGCCGTCTCGAAAGCCTGATCGAACTCTTCATCCTGGCGGTGCAAAACGGCAACCTGGCAGCCCGGACCTACCGCCCCCTCTTCGCCGACGACGAACTGGCGCGGCGGGCTGCCTATCGGCAAGTCCTGGCGGAACTCGACAGCGAACTGGGAAAAATCGCCGTCCCGGGCGTCTTCGGCGGCACACTGCTCGACCTGCTCCTCGCCCCCCTCAAGGCCGCGCCCGACTCCCTGGCCGGACAGCTCGGCTTCATCCGCCAGCAATGGGCGGGTATCATCCCCGAAGAGATGCTGAACGAGTTGGAAGTGGCCTTCGCCATCATTCACGAGGAAGAGATGCAGCGGGGCTTCGTCGGCACGGGCGCCCCGCTGCCGGTACCGACTTTCGGCTGGGCGGCGGAGCACGAAGTGGAAGCGTTCTCCCCCGACACCGACTGGATGCCCAATGTGGTGCTGATCGCCAAGACCATCTACGTCTGGCTCGACCAACTGGGTAAACGCTACGACCGGCCGATTCACCGCCTCGACGACATCCCCGAGGAAGAACTCGACCGCCTCGCCCGCTGGGGCTTCAACGCCCTCTGGCTGATCGGCCTCTGGCAACGCTCCCCCGCCTCGCGGAAGATCAAGCGCATCTGCGGCAATCCCGAGGCCGAGGCCTCGGCCTACTCGCTCTTCGATTACGCCATCGCCGACGATCTCGGCGGCGACGAGGCTCTCGCCCGTCTGGAAGAACGCTGCCTGCGCCGGGGCATCCGCCTCGCCAGCGACATCGTTCCCAACCATACCGGGCTCGACTCCAAGTGGATGCGGGAGAAGCCCGACTGGTTCATCCAGCTCGACCATCCCCCCTACCCGGCCTACCAGTACCACGGCCCCGATCTCTACGACGACCCCGACGTCACCGTGCAGATCGAGGACGGCTACTACGATCACAGCGACGCGGCGGTCGTCTTCCGCCATCAGGATCACCGCACGGGCCGGGTGCGCTACATCTATCACGGCAACGACGGTACCCACATGCCATGGAACGACACCGCCCAGCTCAACTACCTGATCCCCGAAGTGCGCGAAGCGATGATCCGCACCATCCTCGGCATCGCCCGGCGTTTCCGGGTGATCCGCTTCGACGCCGCCATGACCCTGGCTAAGAAGCACTTCCAGCGCCTCTGGTTTCCGCAACCCGGCGGCGGCCAGGGAGTACCGTCCCGGGCCGAGCACTGGCTGGCCAGGGAGGCCTTCGACGCAGCCTTCCCGGTGGAGTTCTGGCGCGAGGTGGTCGACCGGGTCGCCGCCGAGGTGCCCGACACCCTGCTCATCGCCGAGGCCTTCTGGCTGATGGAGGGCTACTTTGTCCGCACCCTGGGGATGCACCGGGTCTACAACAGCGCCTTCATGAATATGCTCAAGCGCGAGGATAACGGCAAATACCGCCAGGTGCTGAGCAACATCCTCGAATTCGAGCCGGGCATTCTGCAGCGCTTCGTCAACTTCATGAACAACCCGGACGAAGACACCGCCGTCGCCCAGTTCGGCAAGGCGGATAAATATTTCGGCGTGGCGGTAATGCTCGCCACCCTCCCGGGTTTGCCCATGTTCGGCCACGGCCAGATCGAGGGTTTTGAAGAGAAGTACGGCATGGAGTACCGCCGCGCCTACTACGACGAGGTCGTGGACGAGGCCTTCGTCCGTCACCACGAGGCGCAGATCTTCCCCCTGCTGCGCCGCCGCCATCTCTTCAGCGGCGCCGAAAACTTTGAACTCTTCGACTTTTTCCAGGAAGGTCAGGTCAACGACAACGTCTTTGCCTACAGCAACGGCGTCGGCGACGAGCGGGCGCTGGTGCTCTACCACAACCATTACGGTGACTGTGAAGGCTGGCTGCACCAGGGTCTGCCCCGGCAACGGCCGGACAGCGATGTGCCCCGCGCCAATTCCTTGGCCGCGGCGCTCGGTATCCGTGCGGGAGAACGTTGGTACTGCCGTTTCCGCGAGCATCGCGCCGGCCTCGAATACCTGCGCACCGGGGATGAGCTGGCGGCAAACGGCCTCTTTTTCAGCCTCGGCCCCTACCAGTACCGGGTTTGCCTCGACTTCGTCGCCCTTTACGATGAAGACGGCGCCTGGGGCGAACTCTACCGGCGCATCGGCCACGCCCCGGTCGCCGATCTCGACCGGGAGCTGCGCAAGATCCGCTTCCGCCCCGTCGGCGACGCCTTCCGCGCCCTGCTCGAAGTCGCCCTGCGCCAACCCCTGGCGGCGATCCTCGCCCGGGAACCGGCGGAACTCGAGAAACATCCCGACTACCGGGAATTCCTGGCGCGCATGACGGGCTTCGTGGAAACCCTGGCCCATTTCGCCCAGCCTCTTCCCCCGGCCGAGGCGGTGCTCGCGGCCATTCGCCGCCAACTCGACGATCTGCGCCTGCTCAGCCGCTTGACCAGCAAGCGCCCCGGTGAAAATCTGGCCTTGGCCGGACTGCGACGGATCCTCACGGAAGGGCTGCCGAATCGTGTTATTCTCCCCTTTTTGCTGCTGCGGCAGATCGGTGGGCTCGCTCCCGGCAACGAGGCGAGTCGCCGCGGTGCCGCCTGGATCGAGGAATATCTCCTCGGCGACGCCCTGCAGGAGACGTTGGCCGACGCCGAGGCCCGCGCCACCCGACAACTGGTGACGGTGCTCGTGCGCCATCAGGGTTTCTGGCTCCCGGGCCGACAGCGCCAATCCTTCCGGGAACTGCTCGGCGACCCGGCGGTGCGGGAATACCTGCGGATCCACTGGCATGAAGGGATCGAGTGGTTCAACCAGGAACGCTGGGACAGCCTGCTCGACGGCCTGCTCGTCGCCGCCGCCTGCAGCGCCGTCCAGACCCTGAAAGAGGATCGGCCCGAGCTGTTGAACTGGCTGACCCGGCGCTTCGAGCAACACGCCGCCGCCCGCCAGTCGGCGCGGGAGGCGGGCTTCCAGCTGGCCGAACTGCTGCGCCTCAGCGCGCCTCAGACGGCCCCCGCCCCGGCGCGCAAACCGGGCAAGAAGCTGAAAGTTCTGATGATTGCGTCGGAGGTCACGCCCTTCGCCAAGAGCGGCGGGCTGGCCGACGTGGCCGGGTCCCTCCCCTGGGCACTGCGCGCCCTCGGGCACGACGTCCGCATCGTCATGCCCTATTATCGCACCATCGCCCAACGCGGCGATGCCGTCGCGATGGATCTGGCGAGCGCCATCGTCCCCCTCGACGGCACCCCGCTTCAGGTCACGCTCCATCAGGGAGATCTCGACGGAGTGCCGGTCTACTTTGTCGCGCAGGCCGCCCTCTTCGACCGCGACGGCCTCTACGGCGGCGCCGAGGGGGATTTCTGGGACAACGCCCAGCGCTTCGGCTTCTTCGACCGGGCAGTCCTGGCGCTGCTGCCGCGCCTCGGCTTCAAGCCCGACATCCTCCATCTCAACGACTGGCAGACCGGCCTGATCCCGGCGCTGCTGCGCACTGAGCATGACGACGACCCCTTCTATGCCGGCGCCGCCACGGTTCTGACCATCCACAACCTCGGCTACCAGGGGCTCTTCGCCGGCCAGCATCTGGAAACCCTCGACCTCGACCACCAGCTCTTCGGGGTCGACGGCCTCGAATATCACGGCATGCTCTCCTTCCTCAAAGCCGGACTGACCCAGAGCGATCTGCTGACCACCGTTTCGGAAACCTACTGCCGGGAAATCCAGACCTCGGAGATGGGGATCGGCTTCGACGGCATCCTGCGGGCGCGCAAGGACGACCTTTTCGGTATCGTCAACGGCCTCGATCCCGGGCAGTGGAATCCGGCCACCGATCCGGCCCTGCCCCAGCCCTACGACGCCGACCTCCTCGACGGAAAAGCCGTTTGCAAGGCGGCGCTGCAACGGGAACTGGGGCTGAGCGAAAGCCCGAAGACGCCGATCGTCGCCATGATTACCCGGCTGGCAACGCAGAAAGGGCTGGATATCGTCGAAGCGGCCTGGGAGGAAATGCTGCGCCGCCCGCTGCAGTTCGTGCTCCTCGGCACCGGCGAGAAGGAGCACATGGAGCGCTTCGAGCGCCTGCGCCACCGCCATCCGGGGCGGGTCTCCATCAACCTCTCCTTCGACGACGACCTGTCGCGGCGGATCTACGCGGGGAGCGATCTCTTTTTGATGCCGAGTCGCTACGAGCCCTGTGGCCTCGGCCAGCTCATCGCCCTGCGTTACGGGGTCATCCCCATCGCCCGCCGCACCGGCGGCCTAGCCGACACCATCGTCGATCCGGAACAGGACTGGACCCGCGCCAACGGCTACCTCTTCGACGCGCCCACGGCCGAGGCCCTGCTCCATGCTCTCGACCGCGCCTTGGGCCTGTATGCCCGCCCCGAGGACTGGAACAACATGGTCCGCGCCGGCATGCGCCAGGATTTTTCCTGGGAGCGCTCGGCCGAGCGTTATCTCGAGCTCTATCGGCGGGCACTGACGAAACGGCGGGAGAAAACCCCTGAATCGACCCTGCGGGATTGA
- a CDS encoding galactose-1-phosphate uridylyltransferase → MSELRWDPLKMSWVVIANERGRRPRDFILERETVHLAACPFCAGNEAKTPSELFAVRPGGGAANGPGWKVRVIPNKYPILRIEGQLDKKGVGHYDTINGIGAHEVIIETPDHDRHLADLSVAEITDVLRAYRARMLDLRRDGRFRYLLIFKNHGLEAGANVPHSHSQLIAVPITPTVVATKLSVCREYYERKERCLICDLTDQEVADGRGVVRDDGDFVVFAPFASCHPFELRIVPRRHGHDFGLLDDGALALLAETLKDTLMRLRAVLRDPAYNFVLHNAPPMHPRLGKPDYWSSLPYDYHWHIELVPHLIRPAGFERGTGFYMNPAPPEAVARFLREADLSVSR, encoded by the coding sequence TTGTCGGAATTACGCTGGGATCCCCTGAAAATGAGCTGGGTCGTTATCGCCAACGAGCGGGGTCGCCGCCCCCGGGATTTCATCCTCGAGCGGGAGACCGTACACTTGGCCGCCTGTCCCTTCTGCGCCGGTAACGAAGCCAAGACCCCCAGTGAACTCTTCGCCGTGCGCCCCGGTGGTGGAGCAGCGAACGGCCCGGGTTGGAAGGTGCGGGTCATCCCCAACAAATACCCGATCCTGCGTATCGAGGGGCAGCTCGACAAGAAGGGGGTGGGGCATTACGACACCATCAACGGCATCGGTGCCCATGAGGTGATCATCGAAACCCCCGACCACGACCGCCACCTCGCCGACCTGTCCGTAGCGGAGATCACCGATGTCCTGCGCGCCTATCGCGCACGGATGCTCGATCTGCGCCGGGACGGGCGTTTCCGCTATCTGCTGATTTTCAAGAACCACGGTCTCGAAGCGGGGGCCAACGTTCCCCATTCCCATTCCCAACTCATCGCTGTGCCTATCACGCCGACGGTGGTCGCCACCAAGCTCTCCGTCTGTCGCGAATACTACGAGCGCAAGGAACGCTGCCTGATCTGCGACCTGACCGACCAGGAAGTGGCGGACGGCCGGGGGGTGGTGCGCGACGACGGCGATTTTGTGGTCTTCGCCCCCTTCGCCTCCTGCCACCCCTTTGAACTGCGTATCGTTCCGCGCCGCCATGGTCATGACTTCGGCCTGCTCGACGACGGCGCCCTGGCGCTGCTGGCGGAAACCCTGAAAGACACCCTGATGCGGCTGCGTGCCGTGCTGCGCGACCCCGCTTACAACTTCGTGCTGCACAACGCGCCCCCCATGCACCCGCGACTCGGCAAACCCGACTACTGGAGTTCACTCCCTTACGACTATCATTGGCACATCGAACTGGTACCGCACCTGATCCGTCCCGCCGGCTTTGAACGGGGGACGGGCTTCTACATGAATCCGGCGCCGCCGGAAGCCGTCGCCCGTTTCCTGCGGGAAGCCGACCTTTCGGTTTCCCGTTAG
- a CDS encoding glycoside hydrolase family 57 protein — MKPLRVAILWHMHQPDYRDPITGKTLLPWTYLHAVKDYGEMLKTAAEVPGARMTFNLVPTMLEQLARYVDGSARDLWIETAAKPAGQLSGEERSLILRQFFSVHTDRHIQPFRRYRELARRRGTTPDPDIQAFSEQDLRDLQVWFLLAWSGHHLRQESALVKDLLVKGEHFTEEEKAQLLALYDEVIGEVSDLYRTMEATGDIEISVTPYAHPILPLLCGTATAREATAGIQLPTAAFKHPEDARLQVRLGLDFVSEKLGKKARGMWPSEGSVSEETVRILAEEGAAWAASDEGILARSLPGGLSDRRRLYRPYSYAGLPLIFRDRELSDRIGFVYAHWSPERAAADLIEQLKRVAGQAPDGLIPLILDGENCWERYQDNGHPFLIALYQGLLAEPSLRMVTVGEALAEMRPEPLPKLAAGSWINSDFCIWIGHPEENIAWDWLERARRDVLDATGLEVPDGSDGQPLPEILKHLLRAEGSDWFWWYGDDHSTDQADIFDLLFRRHLEALYREAGLPAPTQLFQPIKPGRAAKAATEPTALFTPLIDGRVSDYFEWLAAGAADLAATGAMHTAHHREFSVLHYGYDRERLYLRLDPEEDLCGLLGSDGRLEIRFGAEAERIARLVPGGHLRLSDGNGAVLAEGVAACGRIIELGIPLAPLALEAETPLILSIHLFKGENETSRWPAEGPLRLPYRGESLELDDWLI, encoded by the coding sequence ATGAAACCTTTGCGAGTCGCCATCCTCTGGCACATGCATCAGCCGGACTACCGGGATCCGATCACAGGCAAGACCCTCTTGCCTTGGACCTATCTGCACGCGGTGAAAGATTACGGCGAAATGCTCAAGACCGCCGCCGAGGTTCCGGGGGCGCGCATGACCTTCAACCTGGTGCCGACCATGCTCGAACAGCTGGCGCGCTATGTCGACGGCAGCGCCCGGGATCTGTGGATCGAGACGGCCGCCAAGCCCGCCGGTCAGTTGAGCGGCGAGGAACGGTCCCTGATTCTGCGCCAGTTTTTTTCGGTCCACACCGATCGCCACATCCAGCCCTTCCGCCGCTACCGGGAGCTGGCGCGGCGCCGGGGGACCACGCCCGACCCCGACATCCAGGCCTTTTCGGAACAGGATCTGCGCGATTTGCAGGTGTGGTTCCTGCTCGCCTGGTCCGGCCATCATCTGCGTCAGGAATCCGCCCTGGTCAAAGACCTGCTGGTCAAGGGCGAGCACTTCACCGAGGAGGAAAAAGCTCAGCTGCTGGCCCTTTACGACGAGGTGATCGGCGAAGTGAGCGACCTCTACCGGACGATGGAGGCGACCGGCGACATCGAAATTTCCGTCACCCCCTACGCCCACCCGATTCTGCCCCTGCTCTGCGGTACCGCCACCGCCCGCGAGGCGACGGCCGGCATCCAGCTGCCGACCGCGGCCTTCAAACATCCCGAGGACGCCCGGTTGCAGGTGCGCCTCGGGCTTGACTTTGTCAGCGAAAAACTCGGGAAAAAAGCACGGGGCATGTGGCCTTCGGAAGGCTCGGTGAGCGAGGAAACAGTCCGCATCCTCGCCGAGGAAGGGGCGGCCTGGGCCGCCTCCGACGAAGGCATCCTGGCGCGCAGCCTCCCCGGCGGCCTTTCCGACCGGCGCCGCCTCTACCGCCCTTACAGCTACGCCGGGCTCCCCCTGATCTTCCGCGACCGCGAACTCTCCGACCGCATCGGCTTCGTCTACGCCCACTGGAGTCCGGAGCGGGCCGCCGCCGACCTTATCGAGCAGCTCAAGCGGGTCGCCGGGCAAGCCCCAGACGGGTTGATTCCGCTGATCCTCGACGGGGAAAACTGCTGGGAGCGCTACCAGGACAACGGCCATCCCTTTCTCATTGCCCTCTACCAGGGGCTGTTGGCCGAGCCGAGTCTGCGCATGGTTACAGTCGGGGAGGCGCTGGCGGAAATGCGGCCGGAGCCGCTGCCGAAACTGGCGGCCGGCTCGTGGATCAATTCGGATTTCTGCATCTGGATCGGCCATCCCGAAGAAAACATCGCCTGGGACTGGCTGGAGCGAGCGCGGCGCGACGTGCTGGACGCCACCGGCCTGGAGGTGCCCGACGGCAGCGACGGCCAACCCTTGCCGGAAATTCTCAAGCATCTGCTCCGCGCCGAGGGGAGTGACTGGTTCTGGTGGTACGGCGACGACCATTCCACCGATCAGGCCGACATCTTCGACCTCCTCTTCCGCCGCCATCTCGAAGCCCTCTACCGGGAGGCGGGGCTGCCCGCACCCACCCAACTCTTTCAGCCGATCAAACCTGGCCGGGCAGCCAAGGCGGCGACGGAACCGACCGCTCTCTTCACCCCCCTGATCGACGGCCGCGTCAGCGACTATTTCGAATGGCTGGCCGCAGGCGCAGCCGACCTGGCGGCGACAGGCGCCATGCACACCGCCCATCATCGGGAATTTTCCGTACTGCACTATGGCTACGACCGCGAGCGTCTCTATCTGCGCCTCGACCCGGAAGAAGATCTCTGCGGACTGCTCGGTTCCGACGGGCGCCTGGAAATCCGCTTCGGCGCCGAGGCCGAACGCATCGCCCGACTCGTCCCCGGTGGTCATCTGCGGCTGAGCGACGGGAATGGCGCCGTCCTCGCCGAGGGGGTCGCGGCCTGCGGCCGCATCATCGAACTCGGTATCCCCCTGGCGCCCCTGGCCCTGGAAGCGGAAACGCCGCTGATCCTCTCCATCCATCTCTTCAAGGGTGAAAACGAGACCTCTCGCTGGCCCGCCGAAGGCCCGCTCCGTCTCCCTTACCGGGGGGAGAGCCTGGAGCTGGACGACTGGTTGATTTAA